In Pangasianodon hypophthalmus isolate fPanHyp1 chromosome 3, fPanHyp1.pri, whole genome shotgun sequence, a single genomic region encodes these proteins:
- the tmem254 gene encoding transmembrane protein 254, translating into MAKSDGSSYFRRCSLFWIVTVTLSMGYYTWAVFWPEQLPYDTLGPLGALSEYLVKEYHSVMYKGWWLAWAVHLCEALVALKVCSDKGIDSPSTRLLWFVQTFLFGFASLGLLLKYKAGGRAKRH; encoded by the exons ATGGCTAAAAGTGATGGCAGCTCGTATTTCAGGAGGTGCAGCCTCTTCTGGATAGTGACTGTAACTCTGTCCATGGGTTACTACACA tgggCCGTGTTTTGGCCAGAGCAACTCCCTTATGACACTTTGGGTCCACTCGGTGCTCTCTCAGAGTATCTGGTCAAAGAATATCACAGTGTCATGTACAAGGG ATGGTGGCTTGCTTGGGCAGTCCATCTGTGTGAAGCTCTGGTGGCACTGAAAGTATGCAG TGATAAAGGCATCGACAGTCCATCAACTCGGCTCCTGTGGTTTGTTCAGACTTTTTTGTTTGGCTTTGCGTCTCTGGGTTTGCTCCTCAAATACAAGGCAGGCGGCCGAGCCAAACGTCACTGA